In Bacillus cereus ATCC 14579, a single window of DNA contains:
- a CDS encoding oligosaccharide flippase family protein yields the protein MKTNKILKNASYLFVGNITVRFVLAIATILFARYVSPGEYGMFTTALAVSAVICYFTDAGLTHTFMREGTRKDANISVLISSYLRIRFVLAVVISVLFAIFAQFFYTDAYLRAMVYWVVLPTMFGATLQGVGMAYFQVTERMQFTAIISVLQGVTAAAALLLGMSLKWSLMTVAAMYGISSLVTGVIAFIMVLRHTTVHKGWDKGILDQLLIFTINGIIIMLLPQLGPIILEKVSTYEQVGFFGAASKIPAVLYQIPGVIAAAFYPKLFAFGNEKNIDEHRKLSQFELKLMSFLGMGISIPFIADPSFWIVTLLGKEYAPAGDALAILAFMVILQSINYPLADNLTTIGQQWKRATTMGIGLAVAVISYIVLGSQFGMMGAAIAAILTEITLLIGFTLFVRKGFSLLFKGIIFNTLAFIISYILYRTILITLPPLVALTITGILYGIIGLAIDPQIRGLILGFINKKLARK from the coding sequence ATGAAAACAAATAAGATTCTTAAAAATGCCTCCTACCTATTTGTAGGAAATATTACTGTTCGATTTGTACTTGCTATCGCGACGATTCTCTTCGCAAGATACGTTTCTCCCGGTGAGTATGGGATGTTCACAACTGCATTAGCAGTTTCCGCTGTTATTTGTTATTTCACAGATGCTGGTTTGACACATACGTTTATGCGTGAAGGAACGAGAAAGGATGCAAATATTAGCGTACTAATCAGTAGTTATTTACGCATTCGTTTCGTATTAGCTGTCGTAATTTCTGTACTCTTCGCTATTTTTGCTCAGTTCTTCTATACTGATGCCTACCTACGCGCCATGGTATATTGGGTTGTACTACCAACAATGTTTGGAGCAACTTTACAAGGCGTTGGAATGGCTTATTTCCAAGTAACAGAACGTATGCAATTTACAGCGATTATTTCTGTACTACAAGGTGTAACAGCCGCAGCTGCGCTTCTACTCGGAATGTCGTTGAAATGGTCACTTATGACGGTCGCTGCTATGTATGGGATATCTAGTCTTGTAACAGGAGTCATCGCCTTCATAATGGTACTCCGCCATACGACAGTTCATAAGGGCTGGGACAAAGGGATTTTAGATCAACTGCTGATTTTCACAATCAATGGCATTATCATTATGCTTTTACCGCAGTTAGGCCCTATTATATTAGAAAAAGTTTCGACGTACGAGCAAGTTGGATTCTTTGGAGCTGCATCAAAAATACCTGCAGTCCTTTATCAAATACCTGGTGTAATTGCAGCAGCCTTTTATCCAAAATTATTTGCCTTTGGAAATGAAAAGAATATTGATGAACATAGAAAACTATCTCAGTTTGAATTAAAACTGATGTCTTTTTTAGGAATGGGAATCTCCATTCCATTTATCGCTGATCCAAGCTTTTGGATTGTTACTTTATTAGGCAAAGAATATGCGCCAGCTGGTGATGCTCTTGCCATTTTAGCCTTTATGGTCATTTTACAATCTATTAACTATCCACTTGCTGATAATTTGACGACAATTGGTCAACAATGGAAACGCGCAACAACAATGGGAATCGGACTAGCTGTTGCCGTTATAAGTTACATCGTCTTAGGTAGTCAGTTCGGAATGATGGGAGCAGCTATTGCCGCTATCCTTACCGAGATTACGTTATTAATCGGATTCACTCTATTTGTTCGTAAAGGCTTCTCGTTACTATTTAAAGGGATTATATTCAATACCTTAGCCTTTATCATCAGCTATATTCTATACCGTACAATATTAATTACCTTACCCCCATTAGTTGCTTTAACAATTACTGGTATATTATACGGTATTATCGGTCTTGCGATCGATCCACAAATACGCGGATTGATTTTAGGATTTATAAATAAAAAGCTGGCTCGAAAATAA
- a CDS encoding trimeric intracellular cation channel family protein, with protein sequence MLLIDIFTFLGIIAAAISGTLVGLKKDLDLFGVLCLAVATALGGGIIRDIMIGNLPPVAFVKPIYFFVSVLSALFTCMFFERINKLQVVIMLSDAVGLGVFTAIGANAAMSHHVDASFLVVSMGVITGIGGGILRDICAQDIPYVFRKEIYAIASILGAISFLITHAMGAHVLAFYVCLLVTFVIRVVTVIYNVHFPVFFKTHAKINKGH encoded by the coding sequence ATGTTATTAATCGATATATTTACGTTTCTTGGCATTATCGCCGCTGCCATTTCTGGTACATTAGTTGGTTTAAAAAAAGATTTAGATTTATTTGGTGTCCTTTGTTTAGCTGTAGCTACTGCGCTCGGCGGCGGTATTATTCGTGATATCATGATTGGTAACCTGCCCCCTGTCGCATTTGTAAAACCCATTTACTTTTTCGTAAGTGTATTATCAGCATTATTTACTTGTATGTTTTTTGAGCGCATCAATAAACTTCAAGTCGTTATTATGCTTTCTGATGCTGTTGGCTTAGGCGTTTTTACAGCTATTGGTGCAAATGCGGCAATGTCACATCATGTTGACGCCTCATTTCTAGTTGTTTCAATGGGAGTCATTACAGGTATTGGAGGCGGTATTTTACGTGACATTTGTGCTCAAGATATCCCTTACGTATTCCGAAAAGAAATTTACGCAATCGCTTCTATCTTAGGAGCAATTAGCTTCCTAATCACACACGCTATGGGCGCGCACGTATTAGCTTTCTATGTTTGTTTATTAGTAACATTCGTTATTCGTGTCGTCACTGTAATATATAATGTGCATTTCCCTGTTTTCTTTAAAACACATGCTAAAATTAATAAAGGCCATTAA
- a CDS encoding glycosyltransferase family 39 protein, with translation MLRRFTRKSNVILLGIIMIVGFALRFATLQTHGADLTLASDDLGYQKTATILLETGMLTYHEPDKPTIHIMPGFPAFLATVFYFFGNGNEGLFVAKLIIILLGVLSILLTYKIGTYLLNPAAGLIGAFLLAVYPPEIVVENLTLTEGPFLFFSLGLLYWSLKLADTHKTKHFLIVLIFYFLALYLRVQVALYPIPLFIYLLMKRYPFRIMMKQAIISIGIGLIVLGPWWARNYIQFDKFIPLTAGAGNPLLLGTYQGKGYPEGKNMAELEVELHAKYPNLEAHEFMELEEKIAKDRMKEWWKTDRNSMIESYLILKPEIMWKKPYYSIEHNIEVFNVSAKDMNEIHNFIKTMFLICTILSFIFLLKRWRETTFLWSILLLQTALTCFYAAYERYALPLIPFLFIIIGVGTVATVMKISKLLISKK, from the coding sequence ATGTTAAGGCGATTTACTCGCAAATCTAATGTAATCCTTTTAGGGATTATTATGATAGTCGGTTTTGCGCTTCGTTTTGCAACTTTACAAACACATGGTGCAGATTTGACCCTAGCTAGTGATGATCTAGGGTATCAAAAAACGGCAACTATTTTATTGGAAACAGGAATGTTAACATATCATGAGCCGGATAAACCAACTATTCATATTATGCCAGGTTTTCCAGCATTTTTAGCTACTGTATTTTACTTTTTTGGAAATGGCAATGAAGGCCTTTTTGTAGCTAAATTAATTATTATCCTATTAGGGGTACTTAGTATTTTACTAACTTATAAGATTGGTACTTATTTATTGAATCCCGCTGCAGGGTTAATAGGTGCTTTCTTATTAGCTGTGTATCCTCCAGAGATTGTTGTGGAAAATTTAACTTTAACAGAAGGGCCGTTTCTATTCTTTTCATTGGGATTATTATATTGGAGTTTAAAATTAGCTGATACTCATAAAACGAAACATTTCCTAATTGTATTAATTTTCTACTTTTTAGCATTGTACTTACGCGTACAAGTTGCTTTATATCCAATACCATTATTTATATATCTCTTAATGAAGCGCTATCCATTCCGCATTATGATGAAGCAAGCGATTATAAGTATAGGAATAGGACTTATTGTACTTGGACCATGGTGGGCCCGCAATTACATTCAATTTGATAAATTTATTCCACTAACTGCTGGGGCAGGGAATCCGTTATTACTTGGAACGTATCAAGGTAAAGGTTACCCAGAAGGTAAGAATATGGCAGAACTTGAAGTAGAATTACACGCAAAGTACCCTAATCTGGAAGCACATGAATTTATGGAATTAGAAGAAAAAATAGCGAAAGATAGAATGAAAGAATGGTGGAAAACAGATAGGAATTCCATGATAGAGAGTTATTTAATCTTGAAGCCAGAAATTATGTGGAAAAAACCGTATTATTCTATAGAGCATAATATTGAAGTATTTAATGTTTCTGCAAAGGATATGAATGAAATACATAATTTTATTAAGACGATGTTTTTAATATGTACTATACTTTCATTTATCTTCCTTTTAAAAAGGTGGAGAGAGACTACATTTTTATGGTCAATTCTTTTACTGCAAACAGCCTTAACTTGTTTTTATGCCGCATATGAAAGATATGCATTACCGTTAATCCCATTTTTATTTATTATAATTGGAGTAGGAACCGTGGCAACGGTTATGAAAATTAGTAAATTATTAATTAGCAAAAAATAG
- a CDS encoding acyl-CoA thioesterase, with the protein MEKKFMRESKAIKTTRVFPNDLNNHQTLFGGKLLAEIDSIASIAAARHSRKHCVTASIDSVDFLTPIHQADSVCYEAFVCYTGKSSMEVFVKVIAENLLAGERRIAATCFITFVAIKDGKPSSVPQVLPETQEEHWLHKTGLERAENRKKGRLKSKEMAEVLTLSKPWNI; encoded by the coding sequence ATGGAAAAGAAATTCATGCGAGAATCTAAAGCAATTAAGACAACACGTGTTTTTCCTAACGATTTAAATAATCACCAAACACTTTTTGGGGGGAAATTATTAGCAGAAATTGATAGTATTGCTTCAATTGCGGCTGCAAGACATAGTCGTAAACATTGCGTAACAGCATCTATTGATTCAGTTGATTTTTTAACTCCAATTCACCAAGCTGATTCTGTTTGTTATGAAGCATTCGTATGTTATACAGGGAAATCTTCAATGGAAGTTTTCGTAAAAGTAATTGCAGAAAATTTATTAGCAGGCGAGCGTAGAATTGCTGCTACTTGCTTCATTACATTTGTAGCAATAAAAGATGGAAAACCTTCGTCTGTACCACAAGTACTCCCTGAAACTCAGGAAGAACATTGGTTACACAAAACCGGTTTAGAACGCGCGGAAAACCGAAAAAAAGGACGTTTAAAAAGTAAAGAGATGGCTGAAGTTTTAACTTTAAGTAAGCCTTGGAATATTTAA
- a CDS encoding YfhO family protein, producing MTSEVNKRTFFTKSTLIIIPLLIICAFAFHYFFLKSDNVFSSTGDALSQFSFFTFLLQHAFKDGNLFWSWDYGLGGDLFGEFSYYYSTAPFFWLTLLLPKLNFDQIFEMKLYMSILKSTLAMLFMYGSLRYHNKTIFSSFISAIIYGGCVTFIRHSLLWDFMADAIVFLPLVIWGLDKYILERKKGLFLFATALMLASNFYFAFITSIFIYIYAFFQYFATQQNKTIKTFIIYYIRIAFLYALSLGLSAVCFIPSVNGVFSSDRLATKFTIPLFFEGTFYKNLMESIFFINNTEDYQLAFPVFILFLITSALLIRNKLVTNKLTFTGFMLVLYMLPYTYSVFNGFSAMQYRWFYLFAFVVAQTVAYILDWMLLNKQKVNSLIGPLLATTLFIYAFYRKVNINAQPLQTIDKILICTTVLSIITILLWRYLSKVALQCFIVLNVLVNVIFINYFYSDFALSKHFNQAGVTKESLHGPGLDNKDEIDAIRYIQNQDKDFYRIINPNNNYKNTPMLQGYHGTSTYQSLVNYHVHDFMKNKYNVFQGYDSPSMFFQLDKRLFLENMLGVKYYVLSEGANKTEIPYGYKHLQQVGPYNIYKNEFALPLGYVYEAGISDEEFSKLNFAEKDQLLLDAVVVNDVGSLPLKQFNTKQLDSKQIKINPNKMKWENIEKEKDILTVHENGRIIVPIDNNDMLGDLLVEIKIRNINKVSFGVTVNNKSMIKGNEDGAYAYPLERFVYNLGKDAKPTELIISIPTPGQYELKDLQINSTNYQTVPKKVNTLKENSLQNIYYEGNSLKGDINSTKDGLLYLSVPYSKGWSIKVDGKETEFTKANSAFIGVPISKGQHVVEMKYVTPYFKMGLVISIISFIICISLLVLGDTKRYSKLKSRFKKRY from the coding sequence ATGACTTCAGAAGTAAATAAAAGAACATTTTTCACTAAAAGCACACTTATTATTATTCCATTATTAATAATATGTGCATTTGCTTTTCATTACTTTTTCCTAAAATCAGACAATGTATTTTCTAGTACAGGAGATGCATTATCACAATTTAGTTTCTTTACATTCCTTTTACAACACGCATTTAAAGATGGAAATTTATTTTGGTCTTGGGATTATGGCTTAGGTGGAGATTTATTCGGAGAATTTAGTTATTACTATAGTACAGCACCATTTTTCTGGCTTACGCTTCTACTTCCTAAACTAAATTTTGACCAAATCTTTGAGATGAAACTATATATGAGTATTTTAAAGAGTACATTAGCTATGTTATTCATGTATGGTTCTTTACGTTATCACAATAAAACTATTTTTTCTTCTTTCATTTCTGCCATTATATATGGAGGATGTGTAACTTTCATTCGCCATTCTTTATTATGGGATTTCATGGCAGATGCTATAGTGTTTTTACCTTTAGTAATATGGGGATTAGATAAATATATTTTAGAGCGAAAAAAAGGGTTATTCCTGTTTGCAACAGCACTTATGCTTGCATCAAATTTCTATTTCGCTTTCATTACTAGTATTTTTATCTATATTTATGCCTTTTTCCAATATTTCGCTACACAGCAGAACAAAACAATTAAAACATTTATAATTTATTATATTAGAATTGCTTTTCTATATGCTTTATCACTAGGTTTATCTGCTGTTTGCTTTATACCATCTGTAAATGGTGTATTTAGTTCCGATCGACTCGCTACAAAATTTACTATACCGTTATTTTTTGAAGGTACGTTTTATAAAAACTTAATGGAAAGTATCTTTTTCATTAATAATACAGAGGATTATCAGCTTGCATTCCCTGTTTTCATCCTCTTCCTTATTACTAGCGCGCTTCTAATACGCAATAAACTTGTCACAAATAAATTAACCTTTACTGGGTTTATGTTAGTGCTATATATGCTTCCATATACGTATTCCGTATTTAATGGCTTTTCTGCCATGCAATACAGATGGTTTTACTTATTTGCATTTGTGGTTGCACAAACTGTCGCCTACATTTTAGATTGGATGCTACTCAACAAACAAAAGGTCAATTCTTTAATAGGTCCTTTGCTAGCAACAACATTATTTATTTACGCATTCTATAGAAAAGTAAATATAAATGCACAGCCGCTACAAACAATTGATAAAATTTTAATTTGCACTACTGTATTATCTATTATTACAATATTACTATGGCGCTATTTATCAAAAGTAGCCTTACAATGTTTCATTGTATTAAATGTACTCGTCAATGTAATATTTATTAATTACTTCTATTCAGATTTTGCTCTTAGTAAACACTTTAATCAAGCAGGCGTGACAAAAGAATCATTACACGGGCCAGGTCTTGATAATAAGGATGAAATTGATGCAATTCGTTACATACAAAATCAAGATAAAGATTTTTATCGAATTATCAATCCAAACAATAATTATAAAAATACGCCGATGTTGCAAGGTTATCATGGTACAAGTACTTATCAAAGCTTAGTCAATTATCATGTTCATGACTTTATGAAAAATAAGTACAATGTTTTCCAAGGATACGATAGTCCATCTATGTTCTTCCAGTTAGATAAACGATTATTCCTTGAGAACATGCTAGGGGTAAAATATTATGTACTAAGTGAAGGTGCTAATAAAACCGAAATTCCTTATGGTTATAAGCATTTACAACAAGTAGGTCCTTACAACATTTATAAAAATGAATTTGCACTACCATTAGGCTATGTATACGAAGCTGGAATAAGTGATGAAGAATTTTCAAAACTTAATTTTGCCGAGAAAGATCAACTTTTATTAGATGCTGTAGTTGTAAATGATGTTGGAAGTCTCCCACTAAAACAATTTAATACAAAACAGCTAGATTCAAAACAAATTAAGATTAATCCAAATAAAATGAAGTGGGAAAATATAGAGAAAGAGAAAGATATACTCACTGTTCATGAAAATGGGCGTATAATAGTACCTATTGATAATAACGATATGTTAGGTGATCTTCTTGTTGAAATTAAAATTAGAAATATAAACAAGGTATCATTTGGGGTTACCGTGAATAACAAATCTATGATAAAAGGTAATGAAGATGGAGCTTATGCTTATCCGTTAGAAAGATTTGTTTACAACTTAGGAAAAGATGCAAAGCCAACCGAGCTAATCATTTCTATTCCTACTCCTGGTCAATATGAGTTGAAAGATTTACAAATCAACAGTACTAACTATCAGACTGTCCCGAAAAAAGTAAATACTTTAAAAGAAAATAGCCTACAAAACATTTACTATGAAGGTAACTCCTTAAAAGGTGATATTAATTCCACTAAAGATGGATTACTATATTTATCGGTACCATATAGTAAAGGATGGTCAATAAAAGTTGACGGTAAAGAAACGGAATTTACGAAGGCTAATTCCGCCTTTATTGGCGTTCCTATTTCCAAAGGGCAACATGTAGTTGAAATGAAATACGTCACACCTTATTTCAAAATGGGTCTCGTTATTTCTATCATTTCATTTATCATTTGCATCTCGCTTCTAGTTCTTGGAGATACGAAAAGATATTCAAAATTAAAAAGTCGTTTTAAAAAAAGGTATTAA
- a CDS encoding glycosyltransferase family 2 protein has product MSIEVPISIPKTLIIIPAYNEEEAIADTLTRLLELKQHFTALSICVINDGSQDKTAQIVKNFPVHLINLPYNLGIGSAVQTGYKYAYENGYDIAIQFDADGQHNPDDLYKIIQPIAEGQCDMVLGSRFTEKTAYKGSISRRIGIFYFTALLKVLTKQTFMDPTSGYRAINREVITIFAHNYPKDYPEPEVLIHLKKKKLRINEISVNMQERQGGQSSITPLKSAYYMIKVSLAILMQKIVKG; this is encoded by the coding sequence ATGTCTATCGAGGTACCAATTTCAATACCAAAAACTTTGATTATTATTCCAGCCTATAATGAGGAAGAAGCAATTGCGGATACATTAACAAGATTACTAGAACTAAAACAACATTTTACAGCGTTAAGCATTTGCGTTATTAATGATGGTTCACAAGATAAAACAGCTCAAATCGTAAAAAATTTCCCAGTTCATCTTATTAATCTACCATATAATCTGGGCATCGGTTCAGCTGTACAAACTGGTTATAAATACGCATATGAGAATGGATATGATATTGCAATTCAGTTCGATGCTGATGGACAACATAATCCGGATGATTTATACAAAATTATACAGCCTATCGCTGAAGGCCAATGTGATATGGTGCTGGGTTCACGCTTTACAGAAAAAACAGCTTACAAAGGTAGTATTTCAAGAAGAATTGGTATTTTTTATTTTACTGCTCTACTGAAAGTGTTAACGAAACAAACATTTATGGATCCAACTTCTGGATATCGTGCTATCAATCGAGAAGTAATTACGATTTTTGCACACAATTATCCAAAAGATTATCCAGAGCCAGAAGTTCTTATTCATTTAAAAAAGAAAAAACTTCGCATTAATGAGATATCTGTAAATATGCAAGAGCGACAAGGTGGACAATCTTCCATCACACCTCTTAAATCTGCATATTACATGATTAAAGTAAGTCTTGCTATATTGATGCAAAAAATCGTGAAAGGTTGA
- a CDS encoding DUF2304 domain-containing protein codes for MHIITFSFIFILLLFFLIINSIRRGALETKYAILWIFVCVAMAILSSTDKIINWIGKLLKVEYPPSILFLFGLLFCFILIFDLTRKISKLHHQLVTLTQDYALLKQKLNVTQTKNETDNE; via the coding sequence ATGCATATAATTACCTTTTCATTCATCTTTATTTTGTTATTATTCTTCTTAATTATTAATTCTATTCGTCGCGGGGCTTTAGAAACAAAATATGCTATTTTGTGGATTTTTGTTTGTGTTGCAATGGCTATTTTAAGTTCTACTGATAAAATTATAAATTGGATTGGAAAACTATTAAAAGTAGAATATCCACCATCCATCTTATTCTTATTTGGATTATTATTCTGTTTCATTTTAATTTTTGACTTAACAAGAAAAATTTCTAAGCTACACCATCAACTTGTAACATTAACGCAAGATTATGCGTTATTAAAGCAAAAATTAAACGTAACACAAACAAAAAATGAAACTGATAACGAATAG
- a CDS encoding glycosyltransferase family 2 protein, which translates to MMEQKQLVSVVIPLYNTEKYIEETMQSILDQTYKNIEIVIVDDGSKDQSPSIVKNLAEKYPGQVKYVHQKNQGVSVARNTGIENASGEYVAFLDSDDLWHPTKIEKQIESMHKNNMDACYCGYMNFYEETGEKVEHTTNFIKGDMAKAFLTHQVVAQTSTWIFKRSIAMNHNIRFTPGCSWGEDLEFLFKLMSVTNVCYVDEYLTYYRILSEGNLSSKYKDYELKTTKELEVFNRMKDWVHNKSQDFITKDPQSLIDILETYLFPYTVINNACIYIKENSQLNNAQVQLIKKDIKKYCHKIYSKNGKRSKKLYAMLWFVRIKFLFS; encoded by the coding sequence ATGATGGAACAAAAACAACTTGTTTCTGTTGTCATACCCCTGTATAACACAGAAAAATATATTGAAGAAACGATGCAGTCAATACTGGATCAAACATATAAAAACATTGAAATTGTAATTGTAGATGATGGAAGTAAAGATCAATCACCTTCTATCGTAAAAAATCTTGCGGAAAAATATCCGGGTCAAGTAAAATACGTTCACCAAAAAAACCAAGGTGTTTCAGTAGCTCGTAATACAGGGATTGAAAATGCTAGCGGAGAATACGTGGCTTTCCTTGATAGTGACGACTTATGGCATCCAACTAAAATTGAGAAACAAATCGAGAGTATGCATAAAAACAACATGGACGCGTGCTATTGTGGTTATATGAATTTCTACGAAGAAACAGGCGAAAAGGTTGAGCATACAACAAACTTTATTAAAGGTGATATGGCAAAAGCATTCTTAACACACCAAGTTGTTGCTCAAACAAGTACTTGGATTTTCAAACGCTCTATCGCAATGAATCATAATATCCGTTTTACACCAGGATGTAGCTGGGGAGAAGATTTGGAGTTTTTATTTAAACTAATGAGTGTGACAAATGTATGCTATGTCGATGAATACTTAACATATTATAGAATCTTATCAGAAGGAAATCTTTCTTCTAAGTATAAAGATTATGAATTAAAAACGACAAAAGAGTTGGAAGTATTCAATCGTATGAAAGATTGGGTACATAACAAATCTCAAGACTTCATTACGAAAGACCCTCAGTCACTTATTGATATTCTTGAGACTTATTTATTCCCTTATACTGTTATCAATAATGCTTGTATATACATTAAAGAAAACTCTCAATTAAATAATGCCCAAGTTCAATTAATCAAAAAAGATATAAAGAAATATTGCCATAAAATCTATTCAAAAAACGGAAAGCGTAGTAAAAAACTATATGCAATGCTTTGGTTTGTACGAATTAAATTTCTGTTTTCTTAA
- a CDS encoding ArnT family glycosyltransferase encodes MNHIQTNFSSFFNKIIIGAMLAFFVYSCWAAFETSKQFFGGSTTSVTIILAIFVILILLVASILQYRFTDKQFLVFLISISIVVRLSMLLFVDAPIIGDMKVMYESAKQIAIGNNIGTVTHLPFIIYESVIIRIFGDTLFALQLFNVLFCAGTAFFIYRIAAMVFGEECGRIASIFYALYIPNILLSSVLTPESLAIFLFYFACYILLYKGLDHPYMWVFSAVLFAFSNMIFPMGLFLPIFITVYVLLIEVSQSAPKQKVLLKMVGILILFYSTHFGVNYGIKAMGLSQYTIENETYVQSVLIGKTKHEENISKNQSITEHIDQKLKEIEGERFKLLEPMINQFSDEGINSILFKCEKLIYIAVTLFMTIALLHFLIKKQQNEGYMLFLFLISGYVLLKLFQVDMVYYNVIMPALFILQSFGVYMSYVYCQKIFFRK; translated from the coding sequence ATGAATCATATACAAACAAATTTTTCATCTTTCTTCAATAAAATTATAATCGGTGCAATGCTAGCATTTTTTGTTTATAGTTGCTGGGCAGCGTTTGAGACAAGTAAGCAATTCTTTGGAGGAAGTACAACAAGTGTAACAATCATTTTGGCAATTTTCGTCATACTCATTTTGTTAGTGGCATCAATTCTACAATATCGTTTTACAGATAAACAATTTCTTGTTTTTCTTATAAGTATATCTATAGTTGTGAGGCTTAGTATGCTGTTATTTGTAGATGCTCCAATAATTGGTGATATGAAAGTGATGTATGAGTCTGCAAAGCAGATTGCAATTGGTAATAATATAGGGACTGTCACTCATTTGCCTTTTATTATATATGAGTCAGTAATTATTCGTATATTTGGTGATACATTATTCGCTTTACAACTATTTAATGTGTTATTTTGCGCAGGAACCGCATTTTTTATTTATCGTATTGCGGCAATGGTTTTTGGAGAAGAATGCGGTCGTATTGCTTCTATATTTTATGCTCTGTATATTCCAAATATATTGCTGAGTTCCGTATTAACTCCTGAGTCACTTGCAATATTTTTATTTTATTTTGCTTGTTACATACTTTTATATAAAGGGTTAGATCATCCTTATATGTGGGTGTTTTCAGCGGTTTTATTTGCATTTAGTAATATGATTTTTCCAATGGGATTATTTCTTCCTATTTTTATCACGGTATATGTATTATTAATTGAAGTGTCTCAATCAGCACCGAAACAAAAGGTGTTACTAAAGATGGTAGGGATACTTATTCTATTTTATAGTACTCATTTTGGTGTGAATTATGGAATTAAGGCAATGGGACTGTCACAATATACGATTGAGAATGAGACATATGTTCAATCTGTTTTAATTGGGAAAACGAAACATGAGGAAAACATATCGAAAAATCAAAGTATAACAGAGCATATTGATCAAAAGTTAAAAGAGATTGAGGGAGAAAGATTTAAACTTTTAGAACCGATGATAAATCAGTTTTCAGATGAGGGGATAAATTCTATTCTTTTCAAATGTGAAAAACTGATATATATAGCCGTAACATTGTTTATGACTATAGCTCTATTACACTTTCTTATTAAGAAACAACAAAATGAGGGATATATGTTGTTCTTATTTTTAATTAGTGGCTACGTATTGTTAAAGTTATTCCAAGTAGATATGGTATATTACAATGTAATTATGCCGGCATTGTTTATTTTGCAGAGCTTTGGTGTTTATATGAGTTATGTGTATTGTCAAAAAATATTTTTCAGAAAATAA
- a CDS encoding methyl-accepting chemotaxis protein, with protein MTITHIATELAAVSEKTSSSIQKLTAKSETIVEIAKTGTSLATTSEEKANKGKEQLNQQNKRMGSIQMNMETIITDTHELLDISNKINEIIDIVKSIAEQTNLLALNAAIESARAGEFGKGFSVVAGEIRKLSEQTKESIFNVTKLVEKTNEQIIRVSSSVKQISSLVSEGTDSMSATDRYFEEIVKDMSNSKEQNKKIEHELQAISQVMKGIQDDSSQMALTADNLQLELNR; from the coding sequence ATGACAATTACGCATATCGCAACAGAACTAGCTGCTGTATCTGAAAAGACAAGCTCTTCTATTCAAAAACTAACCGCTAAGTCTGAAACTATTGTAGAGATTGCTAAAACAGGTACATCATTAGCTACAACATCTGAAGAAAAAGCGAATAAAGGGAAAGAACAATTAAACCAGCAAAACAAACGAATGGGATCTATTCAAATGAATATGGAAACAATTATTACAGATACTCATGAACTTCTTGATATTTCTAACAAAATTAACGAAATCATAGATATCGTTAAATCAATCGCGGAGCAAACAAATTTACTCGCACTAAATGCTGCTATCGAGTCTGCACGTGCTGGAGAATTTGGGAAGGGGTTTTCTGTTGTTGCTGGTGAAATACGAAAATTATCAGAGCAAACGAAAGAATCTATCTTTAACGTTACAAAGCTCGTCGAAAAAACAAATGAACAAATTATCCGTGTCTCGTCTTCCGTGAAACAAATTAGCTCTCTCGTATCAGAAGGAACGGATAGTATGTCGGCAACAGATCGATACTTCGAAGAAATTGTAAAAGATATGTCTAACTCAAAAGAACAGAATAAGAAAATTGAACATGAGCTACAAGCTATTTCACAAGTAATGAAAGGAATTCAAGATGATTCCTCACAAATGGCTCTAACAGCCGATAATTTACAACTAGAACTAAATCGATAA